From the Juglans microcarpa x Juglans regia isolate MS1-56 chromosome 3D, Jm3101_v1.0, whole genome shotgun sequence genome, the window taaagtagatttaacgtattatataaaatcctGTCAAAATTTATAGGTTTGTTTTTGTGAGATTTCTTTGTAATTGTAGTACATGCATCATAATTCATATGATGTTCAaagtttcttttaattaaaacttaacgtgggtttagtatattttttttaaaaaaagttctATAATTACACTGTTTGGAAGGGTTAATCCATATTTCAAGATTACTGTTCATAACCaccgtttgttttcataattcttctcaattcatctcatctaatcattacaacttttttaaattcttataaaaaataaaataaataatttaattttttaaaattttaaaataaaaataatattaaaaatatatattttaataatattttatttaatttataattttaatcttatctcggcgaaaataaacgagaaagttaaaaagaacttgaaacAAATTTCGCGTCCtgttaaatattacaaatttgtTCATATGGCCTGTGGCCTACCTTACATTTTGCACGCTCCACTTCATGCCTACTTATAGAACTAGTTCTCAATGAGCTGAGCAGATAGCTGTGACCCTCTGAATTCAAACTCCAATATTCTTCTTTCCAGTACTTTTCCCAGCAGCTGATTTCAGCTTTTGATTGCAGAAGAACAGCTACTTCACGTTGGGTTTCTTCCGGCTAGGCATCTTAAGGATCGACCTTTGCGGCTGCTTCGAGTCCAAGCTGTATTCGTGTCCCAAGGAGGTAGTTCCCTCTATATTTTCCCTAGCTCTAGAGTCAAAACTCGTATCGTCTGTTCCAAATTTCCTAGTATTGGGtatttctcattttccttttgtagTTTTGTGGTACTAAATTTTTCCAACATCTTTCGAACTCTTGTGTAGTCATTTTCTATTGTTGTTTGGTTTTTTCATgcagaaatattttctttaggAATAAAAAGAACTGTCATGGCTATTGTTACCTTATCAGCTTGCAATACCAGCCTCTCGCAAACTCTGTCCTCCGGAAACAACAGCAACCTCCGCGACGcctctttttcttcatatctGAACAGCACAGAGGAATCCTTTGTTCGTAAACTTGCCGCCGAGTCAAGTGGAAACCTCATACCCATCATGAGCACTGAAGAGAAGAGAACTCACGTGGGAAGGATAAAGGAGGAGGATGAAGAAATTGGAGTGTTTGGTGCCGAGAAGTACTTCAAAGGAGGAATGGATGAGGATAGTCCAAGAACTGCCAGCATGAGTGCAAGGAAATATCTGTACAAGAACGATGAACGAATTGATATAGACCCCAAGAAGAACAGGATTCAGTCAGCAACTCCGAGTGTTCAGTCTGAATCAAGTTGGAACAGCCAAAGCGCGTTACTCCAGAACGGTGTAAGAAATCCTTCGAAGGGTAATACGAACAAGGCACTTGGAAAGAAGATTCTTGCAGGTCTTGGTTGCTCTTGTTCTGATAAAGAGTCTGTCGAAGTTAAAGAACATGGTACTGGTGAAATCAGCTTCAACAAAAGTGCCACTTCGAATGGACTCGAAGGCAAAGTAACCACAAGAGAGCCCAGGAAAGCTGGTCTAGATCAACACCTTGTTGATGCAGTTCAAGTACATAAACCTCGCCTGGAGTACAAGGACAAGGAAGAAATGCACTGCCCAAAAACGGAAAAGTTGGGAGCTGGGTTGAACAGAGAAAACTGTTTTACCTTCCCAAGCTCAAATTCCGGGGCGGGAATTCTGCCCAACAAATTGCAATTTCAAGAACAGGAAGAAGAACAACCGCGAAAGTCGATCGATGTGTTTGGCTCCCCTGTAATGGGAAGGAGAAACAAGTCTTTAGGCATTGAGAGGAGGCTAACGATGTTGTCTTGGGATGCCACTCCAAGAAGGGAAGAAATCGAGTTTTCTGTACCATCGCGTAGAACCTACAACGATACCGACAGTGATGCAAGTTCAGACTTATTTGAGATAGAGAGCATCGCAGGCAAAGCCAACCCATTTCTTGCAAGGCAGACAACAGATGTTGCGTCAGGCTGTGCCACGCCCACAACTTGTTATGCACCAAGCGAAGCAAGCATAGAGTGGAGTGTAGTCACTGCCAGTGCTGCAGATTTCTCGGTGATGTCAGATTGTGAAGAGCTAAGGTCAAGAACCATGACAAGTCCAAGAAAACTGGACGTTTCTGCAATTCCTTATGGCAAAACTAAATCTAATAAAGATATGCAGCGGCGCCGTTCTGGCATTTTGTTGGGTTGTAAGAGCCAAAAAGCTGTGAATGTTGCAGAAGATCATGCCTACAGACCGAATGAGAAGGCAGATGTTTACCCACAAACGCGTCACAGGTCAGACTCCTTCATTCCTGTGACAAGGAAATCTGAGATTAGGTCGGCCAGTTTCAATTCCAAGCCAGGGCAACATGCCTTTGCCACGCAATCACCTCGCATTCCACATCTTTTGTATATTCAGTGACCTAGATTTCTTTGTTGAAGTACGCCTTTATTATATATTCTGTACTGTGTACAATATAAGGTTTATCTCGCAGTAAGTGATATTCATGTCAGGAGTTCCAAGTTACATCTTTTTATGATCAAGATACTGTCTGTGAATATTAAAAACGAATAAAAAGTGCATCAACCTGGCTTTAAGGCCACCACAAAAACCGCAGGATATATTCCTCTCCCTTCAtctatttttatgtttgagtgccttttctttctccttttttagtttgcttattattttatatcgtAAAACTTAGAAGAAAAACTTATTTTCTTAGGCCACAACACAAGACATATCttgaaattattaaagaaatgCATTATCTGAATGCATATAATTGGTTTGTTGCAAACGTCTGGGTGTGTAGAGGTTTCCTGCCTTGTCCTGGCATGTAAGTCGCTTTTAGAGTGCTTCCTCTTTCCAGGCATGTTAATGCATCAGCATAacttggttttttgttttattaccTTTGTGGATCTAAACGTGAGGATTAAATAATCCATTTTCACCCTAGCAAGTGCACCTAACCTGGACTTTAAATAATAGCTCATGTGCTGTCATGCTTTTTGTCAATATGTTCTGTCAACCAATCAGCAACAGGAAACATTAGAGAGCTCTAggactttttctctcttcctttgaATGGCACCTTTTTATAGCATTTGAATTGTCAGCTGAAAATGGTATTCAGCAACTATGAAGCGACTGACACAAAAACTACCAATAATGAAAAACCCAGTCAGTAGAGCAAAATTTAAGTTGATCTTACTCTTCACAATCCTGATCAGgaataaattcatatatagaAGACTAGAAGTTGCATAGAAAAATTCTTACCTAATTATAGTTTGTGTAACCTCTGCTTCGCCATTAAGCTGCACTTTCACCTTGTTTCTTATCTGTTCTGCACCAATATTGGCATATATCACAAATCGCATTCATGCCCACCAGAGGCACACAAGACAAAAGCTCATGTGCCCCTGAATGAAGTTCAAATTTCGGGTTATATGTATTGTTTAGACTTAAAAGTGTATCGTAAAAGGAGCACTTTCAGACCAGCTGTTTGATGATGAATTCTCAATTTTCAAGAAAGGAATGTCGGTTCgagaacaaaagaaattaagatTGTGCAACACAAGGAATGTCCTGTAAAATGACACCCTCAACCACTAGCTATACTCAACAAATATCTGCTGCTACAATCAATTCCATAACCACCTTATAAATGAGGTGGTCCATGTTCATATCGATATTCTACAACCGCCAGTGACTTGTCAAGTACATCGGCTTCAGTGTGGTTCATTCTCATATCATTTTCCCCTTTAAATGTGACCATTTTCAGTCCCTATTGAGTAGATGCTACTGTCTTTTTGATAATCAAGGGGTACATTCTGAATTCTCTTACAATCACCGTATTGAGTCTAATGCTTaccaagaaaatgaagaacCACTAGCAGATAAATGACAGAGGGGGCAGCCCTTTGCATGACGGGGTCCAGAAATAATACTcgaaaataaaaagcaaatgaGCCATTAATGATATAAAACTATACAAAAGACAACCCATTTCCGCATAACTTATTGCTGGGGTAGACCACTTCGTGGTGAATACAATGCGGAGAATAATATGAAGTCAGAAATTATCCAGAAGCTACAGTGTCAAACTAATGTGAGATGGAGAGTTGTTCTGGAGCAATAAATAGAGAATGTGAGtcttatattttgatttttgaatgCTATATTTCACAcgttttgattttattttattttgtttcctgaATCTGCTATAAAATTTGGACTGGTAACTGGTAAGCCTAGAGGATATTGATCATGTTAGATATGCATTACTGTATAAGATGCGAAATGTGATTCGTTCATGTGTTGGACCACTGCGCAATATGGCATTTAATGCTCTTCAATTAGGTCATTAATGCCACAAATGGAGGGAAAATGAGCCTTTCCACTGtgaaaaaaaagcataaaaaaatgaGGTCTTCCTATTTTCAAGATACTCACGAAGCAAGAAATTAAACTGTTgttgataaaaatatgattgataCCGGGATGGTTCTCACTCTAACTTCTAataaattcatttcttcttcctgATTGCCTTGCACTATTTTGATTGTTCTTAAGTGATTGTCAGGATCCCACCCCTCCCTCCTCTTGTGGCCTAATTGATACTCAAAActgtttgtttttaaaacaaaggtTTTTTATGAAACAAATTTCTCCATGAGAACAATAACACTAGGTTTGATGCATACTCCACAATTCTAGTTAGAGAGGCAAAAATCTAGTCAAATTCACGAATTGTTATCCCAGCATCTCTCAGAGTTTCATAATGTAGCTTAACCTGGAATCTCTACTCTCTACTCCAGTTGCATTGTGATGAACAAGGAGTAATATGTTTATCCGTGCATCTCAGGGGACCCAGGGAAATATACTGGAAGGATTAACAGTGAATAAGTTTCCAGGTTCCAGCACATACTTCAGAAAACCAAAACAGTTTCTCCCAAAAGAACGGAGCTTGTTTTATCATGTCAACATAGAATCAAATCTTGCCAACAGAAATGCATCCCATGAATCATACTCTTTCACATATTAAAGGTCAATAGTCAATACAGTCATGATTTAGATTCCAAGTGAGTAGTTTACTCGACAAAGAAGTACGCGTACTATGGAGGACAAGAAAGATTTTGAAACCAAGTGCGAACATGCAGGCGTCTTACCCTCATAATAGGTTATGGATGCCAAAAAACCACCTAAACCATAGGCATTGAAAACCAAAATGGGACGAGGCCACTAAAGGAGTGTCAATCTTTACATCACCGGTCCTCGTATTCGAAttcataacaaaattttaaaacctaACAAAAAGCAATGGAAGTATAAAGCAACAATATATGTACATACAAATCATCAAAGCAGTGTGGCCTTTAAGGGTGAAAAATATCAGTACAATGACGAAAAATTATCTATCAACAATTAATCATCCTTGTAGCCTTTAGTAGGCCGTGCTTCAAATCCGCCAGCTTCTCTCGTCTCTAATGAGTAAGGCATATAGGTTCCAAGAATTCTATCCCACAGTACAAAGAATGGCTGCGAAAAGTTGTACTTGCTGCCATAAAGCTGATGGTGGACATCATGATAAGCAGTGTTGTTTTGGAAGAACACATGGAAGAGATTCCCGGGAAGCCATAATCCGCAATGATCATCTACCGTTTTTATGGTGgcaaaggagaagaagaagatcgaGACTCGAGGAGACATAccagagagaagaaaagataaGGCGCCACCAATTGTGTCAAGGAGAAGCCCCTCCAATGGATGATTGTACAGAGCTCCAAATGCATAGGGCACAACAAGACGATGATGTTGAGAATGAATATGCTTATACAAGAACTTGCTGTGATGCATGTATCTGTGCATAAAGTATTGCCAGGTATCCAAGACCAACATGGCAGTTATAAACTGTCCAGCTAAAACAATAAAGGAAGACTGTGGAACTGCAGCAGTCCCATCTCCATCTCCTGTCACCTACACAATAACATTTGTACATTAACTATTGATAGCATGGTCTAAGCATAATTACCGTATTCGACAAATCAGCCAGAAATTGTGCACCATTCGATGCCGGAACCAAATGGACTTACTGGCAGAACATTCATCGACGTCAAAGGAAaacaaagacaagaaaaagaaaatgataaaacagCTTACAATACAACTGAAGAACAGGCTTGGGAAGAAAAAAACAGGTGTCAGTAATTCCACACAAGCAACAGTCATGTGAGCATACCTTCTTCACCAATCAAATAGCCAAGGCCAAGTTATTTGATCTACACTTTTTAACCAAAGCTAAATGTAGTAACTCCCCAATATGATAATGGTCACAATCACCATCTTCCTCACCAAAGTTGAtatcaacatcataaaaattttaGCAGTCAATATTTCCCAATTACTTTGCACTACTTCAAGGTAGAAACTCGTTCTCCAATTCAATTAATAACATTAAATTAGTATCTTTTCAGtcatatatcatatagtatagatttttttttttattggcacggGTGTTCAGGAATtgcatcccgactaatcctgggggtgcataggccctcagcaaggagtttcccgcaagtgcacctcgggtaattcaaggggaaaatcccctagTCCAATGGCCcatagagattgtttgcacccaaggggatttgaaccttaagacttgggggagcatacccccaatcccaagacctttaccacttaagccaacccctaagggttaatatatcatatagtataGATACAAGCGAGGCACAACCCCTTATTCATTTGATACTTTGTAATCTAAAAGTTACACAAAATAATTCTGGAGGTTAGTTCAATATGAGGGCATCACCAGAGTGGCAACCAGGCCTCAAAAAGACCATCGAATCTTATAGGATGAGCcgtaagaaaaattttagccTAACTAGACATAACTAGACCGTATAATTCATATGACCTCATGTTGATAAACAGTAACTCGCATAACCATTTCCCTATATGTACCTGGCTACACCTAGCTACCCACCATACATCATGAGTTTACTAAATCGTGTCAAAAAGAAGAACTGCAACTGAACCATCCATTATGAATACTTCTAAATCCACACACATTACAAAG encodes:
- the LOC121256578 gene encoding protein PHYTOCHROME KINASE SUBSTRATE 1-like produces the protein MAIVTLSACNTSLSQTLSSGNNSNLRDASFSSYLNSTEESFVRKLAAESSGNLIPIMSTEEKRTHVGRIKEEDEEIGVFGAEKYFKGGMDEDSPRTASMSARKYLYKNDERIDIDPKKNRIQSATPSVQSESSWNSQSALLQNGVRNPSKGNTNKALGKKILAGLGCSCSDKESVEVKEHGTGEISFNKSATSNGLEGKVTTREPRKAGLDQHLVDAVQVHKPRLEYKDKEEMHCPKTEKLGAGLNRENCFTFPSSNSGAGILPNKLQFQEQEEEQPRKSIDVFGSPVMGRRNKSLGIERRLTMLSWDATPRREEIEFSVPSRRTYNDTDSDASSDLFEIESIAGKANPFLARQTTDVASGCATPTTCYAPSEASIEWSVVTASAADFSVMSDCEELRSRTMTSPRKLDVSAIPYGKTKSNKDMQRRRSGILLGCKSQKAVNVAEDHAYRPNEKADVYPQTRHRSDSFIPVTRKSEIRSASFNSKPGQHAFATQSPRIPHLLYIQ
- the LOC121255952 gene encoding sphinganine C4-monooxygenase 1-like, which encodes MGFAISDELLGTFAPIVVYWVYSGMYALLGSFENYRLHSKKDEDDKNLVSKGTVIKGVLLQQTIQAIVAIILFKVTGDGDGTAAVPQSSFIVLAGQFITAMLVLDTWQYFMHRYMHHSKFLYKHIHSQHHRLVVPYAFGALYNHPLEGLLLDTIGGALSFLLSGMSPRVSIFFFSFATIKTVDDHCGLWLPGNLFHVFFQNNTAYHDVHHQLYGSKYNFSQPFFVLWDRILGTYMPYSLETREAGGFEARPTKGYKDD